From Candidatus Neomarinimicrobiota bacterium, the proteins below share one genomic window:
- a CDS encoding peroxiredoxin: protein MNEEIKQEAVAGLPQLNKPAPQFTAVTTHGTLSLSDFKGKWVVLFSHPADFTPVCTTEFLAFAKKHDEFVKLNTQVIGLSIDSIFSHIAWVRNIEQNFGVKIPFPIIEDLKMDVAKKYGMIQPDASDTQAVRAVFFIDPEQKLRAMVYYPLSNGRSIDEFIRILQALQASDKYGIATPENWKPGEKVIVPPPKTQKDAEKRVTENYEITDWYFSKKEI from the coding sequence ATGAATGAAGAAATCAAACAGGAAGCCGTCGCAGGTTTACCGCAATTAAATAAACCTGCACCACAGTTTACGGCTGTTACAACACACGGAACATTGAGTCTGTCGGATTTCAAAGGAAAGTGGGTTGTCCTCTTTTCCCATCCGGCGGATTTTACCCCCGTCTGTACCACAGAGTTTCTTGCCTTTGCCAAAAAACACGATGAGTTTGTCAAACTGAACACTCAGGTGATCGGACTCAGTATCGACAGTATCTTTTCCCATATTGCATGGGTACGGAATATCGAACAGAACTTCGGTGTAAAAATTCCATTTCCCATCATCGAAGATCTGAAAATGGATGTGGCCAAAAAATACGGTATGATTCAGCCGGATGCTTCAGACACACAGGCTGTCCGTGCCGTTTTCTTCATTGATCCGGAACAGAAACTACGGGCGATGGTCTACTACCCACTTTCCAACGGACGCAGTATTGATGAATTCATCCGAATTCTTCAGGCATTACAAGCATCTGATAAATACGGTATTGCCACACCGGAAAACTGGAAACCCGGAGAGAAGGTGATTGTTCCACCACCAAAGACTCAAAAAGATGCTGAAAAACGGGTGACTGAAAACTACGAGATCACCGACTGGTACTTCAGTAAAAAAGAGATCTGA
- the malQ gene encoding 4-alpha-glucanotransferase, with the protein MNRVFTRSSGVLMHITSLPGSWDTGDFGKEAFQFIDKLHQARQTLWQILPLSIPDANGSPYASISAFAGNPLFINPERLMEEGLLPEDRYHEIMSSDQPAVDKKKSLLREARIHARNFDSTLSAFGEFIEKNRYWLIDYARFNVLKDVYQSKDWTSFPDEYKWRHAEALENLDQEHRESIQQLMFEQFLFNRQWHQLKEYAHARHIRIIGDIPIFISHNSADVWSHPDLFKLDDNGRPYVVSGVPPDLFSSTGQLWGNPHYRWDRLKETGYAWWIHRLEHLLEYVDYIRLDHFRGFESVWEIKADETTAQKGNWVPSAGHEFFHYLREHLGILPIIAEDLGVITEAVRKLRDDFEFPGMKILQFAFDSDDNPFLPENFDTDLCIVYSGTHDNNTTLGWFRQDASPEEKERCLQRLQCDPDDIPWNMIRYGMESRAVWMVTPIQDILELDEKARMNFPGTTKGNWTWRMDMALFDKSRIDRLKKLTEKTNRI; encoded by the coding sequence TTGAACCGTGTTTTTACCCGATCAAGTGGTGTTCTCATGCATATCACCTCACTGCCCGGTTCATGGGACACCGGTGATTTTGGAAAAGAGGCTTTTCAATTCATCGATAAACTGCATCAGGCACGGCAAACCCTTTGGCAAATATTACCTCTTTCCATACCGGATGCCAACGGATCTCCTTATGCCAGTATTTCTGCGTTTGCAGGAAATCCCTTATTTATCAATCCTGAACGTCTGATGGAAGAAGGCCTATTACCAGAGGACCGTTATCATGAGATCATGTCCTCAGACCAACCAGCAGTAGATAAAAAGAAATCTTTGCTTCGGGAAGCCCGGATCCATGCCAGGAATTTTGACAGCACGCTCTCTGCCTTTGGAGAATTTATTGAAAAAAACCGTTACTGGCTTATCGATTATGCCCGGTTTAATGTCTTGAAGGATGTGTACCAAAGCAAAGATTGGACATCATTTCCCGATGAATACAAATGGCGTCATGCCGAAGCTCTGGAAAATCTGGATCAGGAACACCGGGAATCCATACAACAGCTCATGTTTGAACAGTTTTTATTCAACCGGCAGTGGCATCAGTTAAAAGAGTATGCTCATGCCCGTCATATCCGGATTATCGGGGATATCCCCATCTTCATCTCACACAATTCGGCGGATGTATGGAGCCATCCCGATTTGTTCAAACTGGATGATAACGGCCGGCCTTATGTCGTCTCCGGAGTGCCTCCGGACCTATTCAGCAGCACCGGCCAGCTCTGGGGGAATCCCCATTACCGATGGGACCGGCTGAAAGAGACGGGATATGCCTGGTGGATTCATCGTTTGGAACACCTGCTGGAATACGTGGATTATATCCGCCTGGATCATTTCAGGGGATTTGAAAGTGTATGGGAAATCAAAGCCGACGAAACCACGGCCCAAAAGGGGAACTGGGTCCCCAGTGCAGGACATGAGTTTTTCCACTATCTTCGGGAACATTTGGGGATATTGCCCATCATCGCCGAGGATTTGGGGGTGATTACCGAAGCGGTGCGAAAACTCCGGGATGATTTTGAATTTCCCGGCATGAAAATTCTTCAGTTTGCCTTTGACAGCGACGATAATCCTTTTTTACCGGAAAATTTTGATACGGACCTTTGCATTGTCTATTCCGGCACCCATGATAACAATACAACTCTGGGATGGTTTCGCCAAGATGCATCACCCGAAGAAAAAGAGCGTTGCCTTCAACGTCTGCAATGCGATCCTGACGATATCCCCTGGAATATGATCCGTTATGGCATGGAGTCCAGAGCTGTATGGATGGTGACGCCCATTCAGGATATCCTTGAACTGGATGAAAAGGCCCGGATGAACTTTCCCGGAACTACAAAGGGAAACTGGACTTGGCGGATGGATATGGCTCTTTTTGATAAAAGCCGGATTGACAGATTAAAAAAGCTGACTGAAAAAACAAATCGGATATAA
- a CDS encoding TIGR02206 family membrane protein: MNPFILFGREHLSAIGLIILASIFIPVYVKKHVPEEKEYYIRLVLGILIWGQEISLNVYRVIYQEWDFSNSLPFHLCGFAILMLPVMLYKKSYALYEILYFWGLAGATQALLTPNIDVGIPHYRFFQFFVSHGLIVFTVMYATVVWNYLPTLRSLAKASVLTLFLLIPIGLINILTHGNYFFIAHKPETASVLDYFGPWPLYLLPMIGMGVIMFLVVYTPVGFLKRKRKKVLTLDKL, from the coding sequence ATGAATCCGTTCATCTTATTCGGGCGGGAACATCTGAGTGCCATTGGATTGATTATCCTGGCTTCAATTTTTATCCCGGTTTATGTTAAAAAACATGTTCCAGAAGAGAAGGAATATTATATCCGGCTTGTGTTGGGAATCCTGATTTGGGGACAGGAAATCTCCCTGAATGTGTATCGGGTTATTTACCAGGAGTGGGATTTTTCCAACAGCCTGCCGTTTCACCTGTGCGGTTTTGCCATTTTGATGTTACCTGTCATGCTGTATAAAAAATCATATGCCCTGTACGAAATTTTATACTTCTGGGGACTGGCAGGAGCAACCCAGGCTTTACTCACTCCAAATATTGATGTGGGAATACCCCATTACCGGTTCTTTCAGTTCTTTGTATCACATGGTTTGATAGTCTTTACCGTCATGTATGCCACTGTGGTCTGGAATTACCTGCCCACACTCCGCTCCCTGGCTAAAGCATCGGTACTTACCCTGTTTCTTCTTATTCCCATTGGGCTCATCAATATACTGACTCATGGTAACTACTTCTTCATAGCCCATAAGCCGGAAACGGCCTCTGTCCTGGATTATTTCGGCCCCTGGCCCCTTTATCTTCTCCCCATGATCGGCATGGGCGTGATCATGTTTCTCGTGGTCTACACCCCCGTCGGCTTCCTGAAACGGAAAAGAAAAAAGGTCTTGACGCTTGATAAATTATAA
- the hflK gene encoding FtsH protease activity modulator HflK, which yields MSQNDVLRSFTDQLKINPRMIKSFVILVIVLLLLFTSWFTVDAEEVGVILRLGKFSRTVNPGLHFKIPFGVEQVFKVPVQRQLKEEFGFRTLSPGVRSTYDTRNYEDESVMLTGDLNVAVVEWTVQYRIDDPFKYLFRIRNARNALRDMAEATMREVIGNRTVAEILTIGRAEVASTVKVELQKMANNYETGYRIDQVVLQNVTPPEPVRPSFNEVNEAQQDREKLINQAKAEYNRVIPRAKGQAQQTIQEAEGYALNRVNTAKGQVAMFNAVFEEYRKAPDVTRQRIYLETMNEILPKLGKKFVIDESVSGILPLLNLDK from the coding sequence ATGAGTCAGAATGATGTACTCCGTTCTTTTACGGATCAATTAAAAATCAATCCAAGAATGATTAAAAGTTTTGTGATTCTTGTGATTGTCCTTCTGCTGCTTTTCACATCCTGGTTTACCGTGGATGCGGAAGAAGTGGGAGTTATCCTTCGTCTTGGGAAATTCAGCCGAACGGTCAATCCCGGGCTGCATTTTAAAATCCCCTTTGGTGTGGAACAGGTTTTTAAAGTACCTGTTCAGCGCCAGTTAAAAGAGGAATTCGGTTTTCGGACTCTTTCTCCGGGTGTACGGTCAACCTATGACACCCGGAATTATGAAGATGAAAGCGTCATGCTTACCGGTGATTTGAATGTGGCGGTCGTGGAATGGACGGTTCAGTACCGGATCGATGATCCCTTTAAATATCTGTTCAGGATCCGGAATGCCCGGAATGCATTGAGAGATATGGCGGAAGCTACCATGCGGGAAGTCATAGGAAACCGGACGGTTGCCGAAATTTTAACCATCGGCCGGGCGGAAGTTGCCAGTACCGTTAAAGTGGAGCTTCAAAAAATGGCGAACAATTACGAAACCGGTTATCGGATTGACCAGGTGGTTCTGCAGAATGTAACGCCGCCGGAACCGGTAAGACCTTCGTTTAATGAGGTGAATGAAGCCCAACAGGACCGTGAAAAGCTTATTAACCAGGCTAAAGCGGAATATAACAGGGTTATCCCAAGGGCAAAGGGACAGGCTCAGCAAACCATCCAGGAAGCTGAAGGGTATGCTTTGAACCGTGTAAATACAGCAAAGGGACAGGTGGCCATGTTCAACGCGGTTTTTGAGGAATACCGGAAAGCACCTGACGTAACCCGTCAGCGGATCTATCTGGAAACGATGAACGAAATCCTGCCAAAACTGGGTAAGAAATTTGTCATCGATGAGAGTGTCTCCGGCATTTTACCCCTGCTGAACCTTGATAAATAA
- a CDS encoding protease modulator HflC translates to MKKILLLILLIIIGVGLYSSIFIVNETEQVIKTRFGKPIGAAVTNPGVHFKIPILDVLHYFDKRYLEWDGRPNQIPTKDKRFIWVDTYARWHITDPLKFYQRLYNEQGAHSRLDDIIDGETRNAVASHDLIEIVRKSNRESMIDSTALDEIIKLEEIDVGREKIGDMILENSQKRCADLGIEILDFEFKRINYVQEVQEKVFERMISERKRIADRYRSEGQGEASRIEGERERELLRIRSEAYRTAQEIKGKADAKATAIYNQAYNQSSESRDFYQFMKTMETYLNTIDSTTTVMLSTDGDFYKYLKSTGDM, encoded by the coding sequence ATGAAAAAAATACTTCTTCTCATATTATTGATCATCATCGGCGTGGGTTTGTATTCATCCATTTTCATTGTGAATGAAACCGAGCAGGTGATAAAAACCCGTTTTGGGAAGCCCATTGGGGCAGCTGTCACCAACCCGGGTGTCCACTTTAAAATTCCCATTCTTGATGTCCTGCACTATTTTGACAAACGGTATCTGGAGTGGGATGGCCGTCCAAACCAGATACCCACGAAAGACAAACGGTTTATCTGGGTGGATACCTATGCCCGCTGGCATATCACTGACCCCCTGAAATTTTACCAGCGTTTGTATAATGAACAGGGAGCCCATTCCCGTCTGGATGATATTATTGACGGAGAAACACGAAATGCCGTAGCTTCCCACGACCTGATTGAAATCGTCCGGAAAAGTAACCGGGAATCTATGATAGATTCGACGGCTTTGGACGAAATTATTAAACTGGAAGAAATTGATGTAGGCCGGGAAAAAATTGGGGATATGATTTTAGAAAATTCCCAAAAACGCTGTGCTGATCTGGGAATTGAAATCCTGGACTTTGAATTTAAGCGCATCAACTATGTTCAGGAAGTTCAGGAAAAGGTCTTTGAACGGATGATATCCGAGCGGAAGCGGATAGCAGACCGTTACCGGAGTGAAGGCCAGGGTGAAGCATCCCGCATAGAAGGTGAAAGAGAACGTGAACTTCTCAGGATCCGTTCCGAAGCCTATCGTACTGCCCAGGAAATCAAGGGAAAAGCCGATGCAAAAGCAACAGCTATCTACAATCAGGCCTATAACCAGTCCAGTGAAAGCCGGGATTTTTACCAGTTTATGAAAACCATGGAAACCTACCTGAATACCATTGACAGCACGACAACCGTCATGCTATCAACAGACGGCGATTTCTATAAATATCTGAAAAGCACCGGAGATATGTAA
- the accD gene encoding acetyl-CoA carboxylase, carboxyltransferase subunit beta has product MGKWYERTEKPILTEDKKEIPDGVWVKCPRCSEIIYYKELARHQHVCFKCNHHFRIHSGQYLSILCDGEKYTEYDGFMRSENPLEFSDPVPYREQLVAAHQKTGLYEAIRTVETRLNGIPIHLAVMDFRFIGGSMGSVVGEKIARLADRSLEKGYPLVIVSASGGARMQEGALSLMQMAKTASRLARIHEKGIPFISILTHPTTGGVTASFAMLGDIIFAEPGALIGFAGPRVIRQTIGEELPEGFQTAEFLLKKGFVDAVVDRRHLKKTIDEVLKFYYA; this is encoded by the coding sequence ATGGGAAAATGGTATGAACGAACAGAAAAACCGATATTAACGGAAGATAAAAAAGAAATTCCCGATGGTGTTTGGGTTAAGTGTCCCAGATGCAGTGAAATCATCTACTATAAGGAATTAGCCCGTCATCAGCATGTGTGCTTCAAATGCAATCATCATTTCCGGATTCACTCCGGACAGTATTTGAGCATCTTGTGTGATGGAGAGAAATACACGGAATATGACGGATTCATGCGTTCGGAAAACCCCCTGGAATTTTCCGATCCCGTGCCGTACAGGGAACAGCTTGTCGCAGCCCATCAGAAAACCGGATTATATGAAGCCATCAGAACCGTAGAAACCCGGTTAAACGGGATTCCCATTCATCTGGCAGTTATGGATTTTCGTTTTATTGGTGGAAGTATGGGATCGGTGGTAGGGGAAAAGATTGCCCGCTTGGCAGACCGCTCCCTGGAAAAAGGATATCCGTTGGTGATTGTGAGTGCTTCCGGAGGGGCCAGAATGCAGGAAGGTGCCCTGTCCCTGATGCAGATGGCAAAGACCGCTTCCCGCCTTGCCCGAATCCATGAAAAAGGAATTCCCTTTATCAGTATTCTGACTCACCCCACGACCGGCGGAGTTACAGCCAGTTTTGCCATGCTGGGAGACATTATTTTTGCCGAGCCGGGGGCTCTTATCGGTTTTGCTGGTCCCCGGGTTATTCGCCAGACCATCGGTGAAGAACTGCCGGAAGGATTCCAAACGGCGGAATTTCTGTTAAAAAAAGGATTTGTGGATGCTGTTGTGGACCGAAGACATTTGAAAAAAACGATTGATGAGGTTTTAAAATTCTATTATGCCTGA
- a CDS encoding DegQ family serine endoprotease — protein sequence MKRLHTALLFLIIFVTPIAASVLDDLSFEFVKVADKVSPAVVTIRAEKVVRRPDIFSGWEYDFFGFRLPQGRDMEFKTDVLGSGVLIEDGYILTNNHVVENVEEITVHLTNRHEYKAEIIGRDPKSDIAVLRIDGNNLPEAKLGDSDKLQVGQWVLAIGNPFSDQLYSTVTHGIISALGRSRVGLVDYEDFIQTDAAINPGNSGGALVNLEGEVIGINSAIASRSGGSQGVGFAIPINLAKRVMKDLIENGRVIRGYLGVQIQEVDYEIARSLGLKEVAGALIADVVEDTPADKAGLKTGDLVLKVDGKKIHTSSELRNTISARRPGDKVTLMLVRDGKEKNIDVTLEELPENLNQSMESRTVQDGPGFSVQDLDKNLAARYGIKKDEGVIITEVQPGSEAAKKGLRPGDIIIRVGDEEISSVREFDKAFEKYDKGDTVLLLVQRKNLKLFVALTIQ from the coding sequence ATGAAACGGTTACATACAGCATTACTTTTTCTTATCATTTTTGTCACCCCCATAGCAGCATCGGTCCTTGATGATTTAAGTTTTGAATTTGTCAAAGTTGCCGACAAAGTGAGTCCGGCCGTTGTTACAATACGTGCCGAGAAGGTGGTACGACGTCCCGATATTTTCAGTGGATGGGAATATGATTTTTTCGGTTTCCGTTTACCCCAGGGCAGGGACATGGAATTCAAGACGGATGTTTTGGGATCCGGGGTGTTGATAGAGGATGGATATATTTTAACAAACAATCACGTCGTGGAGAATGTTGAGGAAATAACCGTTCATTTGACAAACCGGCATGAATACAAGGCAGAAATTATCGGCCGGGATCCCAAATCGGATATTGCCGTCCTTCGGATAGATGGAAATAACCTTCCGGAAGCCAAACTGGGTGATTCGGACAAATTGCAGGTGGGACAATGGGTCTTAGCTATTGGGAATCCTTTCAGCGACCAGTTGTATAGTACGGTCACACATGGCATTATATCGGCGCTGGGGCGATCAAGGGTAGGACTTGTGGATTATGAAGATTTCATCCAGACAGATGCAGCCATTAATCCCGGTAACTCAGGAGGGGCCCTGGTGAATCTGGAGGGGGAAGTAATCGGCATTAATTCAGCTATCGCCTCCCGTTCCGGTGGTTCCCAGGGGGTAGGCTTTGCCATCCCCATCAATCTGGCGAAACGGGTCATGAAGGATCTGATAGAAAACGGCCGGGTTATCCGGGGATATCTGGGTGTTCAGATTCAGGAAGTCGATTATGAAATTGCCAGGTCTTTGGGACTCAAAGAAGTCGCCGGAGCTTTGATTGCTGATGTGGTGGAAGATACCCCTGCGGACAAAGCTGGATTAAAAACCGGCGATCTGGTTCTGAAAGTGGATGGGAAAAAAATACATACTTCTTCAGAATTGCGGAATACCATTTCGGCCCGTCGGCCCGGTGATAAAGTGACCCTGATGCTTGTGAGGGACGGAAAAGAAAAAAATATAGATGTAACCCTTGAAGAACTGCCGGAAAACCTGAACCAGTCGATGGAAAGCAGAACGGTTCAGGACGGTCCCGGTTTTTCTGTTCAGGATCTTGATAAAAACCTGGCTGCCAGATATGGCATCAAAAAAGATGAAGGCGTTATTATCACGGAAGTCCAACCGGGATCCGAAGCGGCAAAAAAAGGACTCCGTCCCGGAGATATCATCATTCGTGTGGGGGATGAAGAAATTTCCTCCGTTCGTGAATTCGACAAAGCTTTCGAAAAATATGACAAAGGCGATACGGTGTTATTGCTTGTCCAGCGAAAAAACCTGAAACTTTTTGTCGCGCTCACCATACAATAA
- the eno gene encoding phosphopyruvate hydratase translates to MSTIVDVYAREILDSRGNPTVEVEVLLESGAFGRAAVPSGASTGEHEAIELRDGGSRYMGKGVLKAVQNVNDIIAPRLVGEDAMDQAYIDNIMLELDGTPNKENLGANAILGVSMAVARAAADYLGVPLYMYLGGANARRLPAPMMNILNGGSHADNNVDLQEFMIYPAGASSFSDALRMGVEVFHNLKKVLKEKGLNTSVGDEGGFAPNLKSNEEALQVIVEACKRTDYTLGEDLFIALDAAASEFYHKEDGLYHLASENKKLTADQMIDLYESWLKKYPIISLEDGLDENDWDGWKLMTERLGKKIQLVGDDIFVTNPERLQRGIYEMSANAILIKLNQIGSVTETLETIELAKLYGFNSVISHRSGETEDTFIADLAVATGVGQIKTGSASRSDRIAKYNQLLRIEDELEDQAIFPGIKAIRP, encoded by the coding sequence ATGTCTACAATTGTTGATGTTTATGCCCGGGAAATATTGGATTCGCGGGGAAATCCCACAGTTGAAGTAGAGGTATTACTGGAAAGTGGCGCCTTCGGCCGTGCAGCGGTTCCGTCCGGCGCATCCACCGGTGAACACGAAGCCATTGAACTCCGGGACGGCGGTTCACGTTATATGGGAAAAGGTGTTTTAAAAGCGGTTCAGAATGTAAATGATATTATCGCTCCCCGCTTGGTTGGAGAGGACGCCATGGATCAGGCATATATTGATAATATCATGCTGGAGCTGGATGGGACTCCCAACAAGGAAAATCTCGGTGCCAATGCCATACTTGGTGTTTCCATGGCTGTTGCCCGGGCTGCGGCAGATTATTTGGGTGTGCCGCTATATATGTATTTGGGAGGTGCCAATGCCCGTCGTTTACCGGCTCCCATGATGAATATTCTGAACGGTGGATCCCACGCTGATAACAATGTGGATTTGCAGGAGTTTATGATTTATCCTGCCGGAGCTTCCAGTTTTTCCGATGCGCTCCGGATGGGAGTGGAAGTTTTTCATAACCTGAAAAAAGTCTTGAAAGAAAAAGGGTTGAACACGTCTGTTGGGGATGAAGGCGGTTTTGCCCCCAACCTGAAATCCAACGAAGAGGCATTGCAGGTGATTGTGGAGGCCTGTAAACGGACGGATTACACATTGGGTGAAGACCTTTTCATCGCTTTGGATGCGGCAGCCAGTGAATTTTATCACAAAGAAGACGGATTATATCACCTGGCTTCCGAAAACAAAAAACTGACGGCAGACCAGATGATCGACCTGTATGAGAGCTGGCTGAAAAAGTATCCGATTATATCCCTTGAAGACGGTCTGGATGAAAATGACTGGGATGGCTGGAAACTGATGACTGAACGGCTGGGTAAAAAGATTCAGCTTGTAGGTGATGATATTTTTGTTACCAATCCCGAACGGCTGCAACGGGGAATCTATGAGATGAGTGCCAATGCCATTCTGATCAAACTGAATCAGATCGGGTCCGTCACGGAAACCCTGGAAACGATTGAACTGGCCAAACTTTATGGTTTCAACAGTGTGATCAGTCACCGCTCCGGTGAAACCGAAGATACATTTATTGCTGACCTGGCTGTAGCCACGGGTGTTGGACAGATTAAAACAGGATCCGCTTCCCGGTCCGACCGGATTGCCAAGTATAATCAGTTGCTGCGTATCGAAGATGAGCTTGAAGACCAGGCAATTTTTCCGGGAATCAAAGCCATTCGACCTTAA
- a CDS encoding response regulator, protein MKNLKKQKILWVDDEIHLLKPHILFLENKGYEVLTATNGVDALDLIRKEYFHAVLLDEMMDGLDGLAVLEKIKTLRPALPVIMITKNEEESLMEDAIGRKISDYLTKPINPSQILLVLKKNLDGLDITRETQAQQYMSTFAEMNERINENKSSLRHWARIHTDLCRWEIEFDENPREDLKNILNDQISEANYRFEKQVIDNYESWINGDADLPLSHQMMDSYVLPYLKENRKVLLLVIDCMRLDQWLMLSPIIYQRFDSELHHQVSILPTATPYSRNALFAGDHPENIHKKFPDLYSDPDSEESMNRYERELLEDYLLKQGLSGSISHKFQKIIQSQQGDQIAARFSDYSGTRFLTFVVNFVDILAHRRSESDILQEIVPNETSYRRIVRNWFENSYLFTILEKAAEQNYTVIVTSDHGSRKVSRGSLVKADKETTTSVRYKVGRNLKVSDKHAFYLRDPERFHLPATQIFTNYIFARSDYFFLYPNNMRKFEKIYPDTFQHGGISMHEMILPVAVLHPRT, encoded by the coding sequence ATGAAGAATCTGAAAAAACAGAAGATATTGTGGGTTGATGATGAGATACATCTTTTAAAGCCGCACATTCTTTTCCTTGAAAATAAAGGCTATGAGGTCTTAACGGCCACAAACGGTGTGGATGCCCTGGACTTGATCCGCAAGGAGTATTTCCACGCTGTTTTACTGGATGAAATGATGGATGGCCTGGATGGGTTGGCCGTTTTGGAGAAAATCAAGACCCTTCGTCCGGCCCTTCCGGTGATCATGATTACCAAGAATGAAGAAGAATCCCTCATGGAAGATGCCATCGGGAGAAAAATCTCCGATTACCTGACCAAACCCATCAATCCTTCCCAGATCCTTTTGGTGCTGAAAAAAAATCTGGACGGGCTGGATATTACCCGGGAGACCCAGGCTCAGCAATATATGAGTACGTTTGCGGAGATGAACGAACGTATCAATGAAAACAAGAGTTCCCTCCGCCACTGGGCCCGTATTCACACAGATCTGTGCCGGTGGGAAATCGAATTCGATGAAAATCCCCGGGAAGACCTGAAGAATATTTTAAACGACCAGATATCTGAAGCAAATTACCGCTTCGAAAAACAGGTTATCGACAATTATGAATCCTGGATCAACGGGGATGCTGATTTACCCTTGTCCCATCAGATGATGGATTCCTACGTGCTTCCCTATCTGAAAGAAAACCGGAAGGTCTTGCTTTTGGTGATTGACTGCATGCGGCTGGACCAGTGGCTGATGTTATCTCCCATCATTTACCAGCGTTTTGATTCCGAACTCCACCATCAGGTGAGTATTTTGCCTACCGCCACACCTTATAGCCGGAATGCCCTTTTTGCCGGGGATCATCCGGAAAATATCCATAAAAAATTTCCGGATTTATACAGTGATCCTGATTCGGAAGAGAGTATGAACCGCTATGAACGGGAGTTGCTGGAAGATTATTTGTTAAAACAAGGTCTTTCCGGCAGCATATCCCATAAATTCCAAAAAATCATTCAATCCCAGCAGGGAGATCAGATTGCAGCGCGCTTTTCTGACTATTCAGGGACCCGTTTTCTAACCTTTGTGGTAAATTTTGTGGATATTCTGGCGCATCGGCGCTCTGAATCGGATATCCTTCAGGAGATTGTTCCCAATGAAACCAGTTACCGGCGGATTGTGCGGAACTGGTTTGAAAATTCCTACCTGTTCACCATACTTGAAAAAGCCGCGGAGCAAAATTATACGGTTATTGTCACTTCGGATCACGGGAGCCGGAAAGTCTCCCGGGGGAGTCTGGTCAAAGCGGATAAAGAAACAACTACCAGTGTCCGCTACAAAGTGGGACGGAATTTAAAAGTGTCCGATAAACATGCTTTTTATCTCCGGGATCCGGAACGATTTCATTTACCAGCCACCCAAATTTTCACCAATTACATCTTTGCCAGGAGCGACTATTTTTTCCTTTACCCAAATAATATGCGGAAATTTGAAAAGATTTATCCGGATACTTTTCAGCATGGTGGGATTTCCATGCACGAAATGATACTGCCGGTTGCGGTATTACACCCCAGGACATGA
- the rimI gene encoding ribosomal protein S18-alanine N-acetyltransferase, with the protein MVHVMNPYSGNPIEESEDICLRPMKPDDLDQVLDIEERSYVDPWLREHFEYELLVSSISKMMVLEIHHEVIAYVGLWLLAPEIHITNITVDPEYRYRGLGSRLMEYVINLAYELRIKQVTLEVRHNNMAALALYRKFGFEVRGMRKNYYASERAHALIMSRTVR; encoded by the coding sequence ATGGTTCACGTTATGAACCCGTACAGTGGAAATCCGATTGAGGAATCAGAGGATATCTGCCTTCGCCCCATGAAGCCGGATGATCTTGACCAGGTGCTGGACATTGAAGAACGGAGTTATGTCGATCCCTGGTTGAGGGAACATTTTGAGTATGAGCTCCTGGTGAGTTCAATTTCAAAGATGATGGTTCTTGAGATACATCATGAAGTGATTGCTTATGTGGGACTCTGGCTTTTAGCGCCGGAAATTCACATAACAAATATTACAGTGGATCCGGAATACCGATATCGGGGACTGGGATCCCGCCTGATGGAATACGTGATAAACCTTGCTTATGAATTGAGAATCAAGCAGGTTACCCTGGAAGTCCGCCATAACAATATGGCAGCCCTGGCTCTTTATCGGAAATTCGGGTTTGAAGTCAGGGGAATGCGTAAAAATTATTATGCGTCTGAAAGAGCTCATGCCCTGATCATGAGCCGTACAGTGAGGTGA